The genomic region AATACGGAAATGTATCTAAAATCGGCGTTGCGCAAGACTACCAGATCCGTGGTAAATAATGTCCATGGGGATGAGATCAATGTATATTGTTAAAGTATCATAGGAAAAAGATAAGTTGGATAAGAAGTGACTATGTACATGAGTACGAATCATATAAATGCGAGGTCAGATGATAGCTATCCTGATCTCGACAATTTATATACGGTAGTACTTCCAAGTGTCGTATTTCAGACAGGAAAAGTAAGGGGGGCCCTTCTAGTACACAACAGTAAAGTTACTGCAGAGTCTTGCCTCCAGTGCAATTCTTCAGAAGGATCCCGGGGGGCAGTCAGTGGTTGGCGGGAAGGCGATACCGTCATCCTTTTGCCACCCTCTGGTACGCGAGAAACGGCTCCAGAGGTAGCGAATGAACCATCCCTCGAACCGCGTAACCTTGGGAAGATAGGCACCTTGATCAGTAGGCTCCATGACCAGTTGGTAGGTGACATTCGGAGGAAGCCAGGAGATGGAGCAGACGGACGTGTTGTGTGTCATGTCATTAATGTAATCACGGAAGCCGAAAGTGTGGccctatgtatgtatgtcaGTATTTGGGATAAATGATAAAATAGGAAATGCAAAGAATCAGGATATGCGTCTACATACCGTCTCGTGAACAAGGATAGGCCAGTCACCCAACTTACTCCCGACATTCTTCCAGCCATACTCGCTAATAGTAAAGCCTTCACCGCCAGCAGCCCCCATGTCACGGTCGCCCCACGTGTTGTCGATCAAGAAGTAATGGTGGAAGCGATGATCAGGGCCGAGTGCGCACCCCGAGTAGTCGCCGTCGGGGTGCAGGTGCCGCGAACAACCGGGGTCGCAGGTAGGCAagccatcatcgtcttcaaaCTCCGTGTAGACGTGGAAGTCGTCCCGGTGTCCTACCAGCTGGCTATCGTTCGCCACAGCCCAGGCAACAACTTTGAAGTCGACTTCTTTGAAAGGGAAGTTGTCCCAGCCAGGAAGCCACTCGATCCACTGCTGGTACTGCTTGATCTGCTCGACCATGAGGGCATTCCGAGTATCCTCATCTAGAGTCAAATTGGAGTGCCATCTCATGCATATGTTGACAGTTCTGACAATCTCTCACATTAGTGATACTCTTTACAATAACTCATGGTTATCATACCCATTTCCGTCCATGATCTGGTCCAAGGCCCAGTTTTGATACTTGGTGAACTGAGACTCTGGTGTTAACTCCTTTGACATAGCTTCGGTGTTGTCCCAAGCCATAGGCAGGACGTCAACCCACTCGCTAGGAATCGGATCACTGGGCGAGTCGACGGTGGCACATGTCGCCGAGCGAAGCATAGCCGCCATGAGGAGGGTGAGAGTACTGGATCGAATAAACATGTTGATCTTTGAACGATGGTGAAAGGACAGCGAGAGATAGGGTAATATAGACTGAGGCTGGTATATTCACTAGAATCTGATGCAAGAGTGTTGAAAGACAGCTCTTTATATGTCTAATCGTCGATATACAAGAATACTCATTATCTCAAGTCTTATCTTCCGGAGTGGAGATATGACGTTCTGTATCTATATCGCATGACTGCGCCTTCCTATCTCAGCGACATAAAGCCGATCATGAAATTCCGAAAATGCAATTACGTATAGAGAGGGTGTATTATATGCAAGGCAATTTGACCCATCAAATCCACTATTCTAATTGGGGTTTTGCTGTCAGCCTTGCTTCCTCGGGATATTAGCGACAAAGAGACCCACACCTTATTTCCTATGCTGTTTAACGTGATATCATTGGTGTTCGCGTATCTTTTGACACCTCGCGCTAAGGGCACGGGCAGGTCGGATTTCCTATTACAGCCTAGTAGAAACAGGCATTTTAAGATCCTTTATTGCGATTTGTCAGATCTTCGGCATATCCGTGGCGATGCAGAAGACTAGTGCTTCAGAAGTCTCAGAAGCCAGTTCTAATAGAATGTTCCTCAGATGCCCAGATTGACATAAATACTCTTGTCTTGCCTACCATATCCGTTCTTTCAAATCCTCCGTATCACTCTCATTCTAAGACTTTACATTCTCAACTGCCCACTCTATATAATACGCACACTCCTTTACCTTACAAGACCTTATCTTCTTATTCATTTCATTATCATCAAAATGGGCTTCAGCAACGGTTTTGTTCTTGGAGCTATCTCTGTCCTCTCCATGGTTGCTTCCTCCAACGCCGCCACTCtaactactactactactaccacCAACGTCGCTGCTACAGCCCTGCCTTCGCTTGTCGATTCTCTCCCCGAATGTGCCACTCAATGCTTCGCCACTGTTGGAGGCGAAATTGGTTGCGGCACTACCGACCTGAAGTGTATGTGCAAACAGGATGATGTCTTCAAGGCTCATTGGGGAACTTGTGTGCGAAAAGAGTGTAAGGATAAGGAATTCAACCGTGAGTGAACCATACCTTTATTACTAGACTGTATTGGTATCTAATTTTCTTTGACAGAGAGCTTGGACACCCGTGACGACATTTCCGCTGCTATGAGCAAGAACCCCGATTCTGCTGCTATGGAATCTGCTTCTAGTGTTATTGGAGCTAATTCACCCGAGGAGACTGATAGCGGCGCTGGACGCCTCATTCCCGCTGGTGCTATTGCTGCTATTTTCCTTGGTACTATGATGATCTAGATATTGTATTTATGGAGGTATACATAGGGCAGTATATTGCAGGACAGGAGGCAGGGGAGTTCGCAAAGTCAAGCAAGGCCTAATAGAGTTACAGTAGAATTTCAagttctttaatttatttagttA from Fusarium poae strain DAOMC 252244 chromosome Unknown contig_2, whole genome shotgun sequence harbors:
- a CDS encoding uncharacterized protein (SECRETED:SignalP(1-21)), coding for MFIRSSTLTLLMAAMLRSATCATVDSPSDPIPSEWVDVLPMAWDNTEAMSKELTPESQFTKYQNWALDQIMDGNGTVNICMRWHSNLTLDEDTRNALMVEQIKQYQQWIEWLPGWDNFPFKEVDFKVVAWAVANDSQLVGHRDDFHVYTEFEDDDGLPTCDPGCSRHLHPDGDYSGCALGPDHRFHHYFLIDNTWGDRDMGAAGGEGFTISEYGWKNVGSKLGDWPILVHETGHTFGFRDYINDMTHNTSVCSISWLPPNVTYQLVMEPTDQGAYLPKVTRFEGWFIRYLWSRFSRTRGWQKDDGIAFPPTTDCPPGSF
- a CDS encoding uncharacterized protein (SECRETED:SignalP(1-23)), with product MGFSNGFVLGAISVLSMVASSNAATLTTTTTTTNVAATALPSLVDSLPECATQCFATVGGEIGCGTTDLKCMCKQDDVFKAHWGTCVRKECKDKEFNQSLDTRDDISAAMSKNPDSAAMESASSVIGANSPEETDSGAGRLIPAGAIAAIFLGTMMI